The following proteins are co-located in the Streptococcus anginosus genome:
- a CDS encoding DUF3290 family protein, with protein MKFYSYDYVLSQISQQNWVTIGLSILLLLVTGFFAFKAYRNKRDSKFRELAIISILSLIAIVLIGISTFQTNQASNNQFQTSLHFIEVISKDLGVDKSEVYVNTSAATDGAILKVGKDFYRAMSGSEPDKYLLEKIKLHKTTDIKLVEVKK; from the coding sequence ATGAAATTTTATTCTTATGATTATGTTTTGAGTCAAATCAGCCAGCAAAACTGGGTGACGATTGGACTTTCTATTTTGTTGTTACTTGTGACAGGTTTTTTTGCTTTTAAGGCCTATCGAAATAAGCGCGATTCGAAATTTCGTGAATTGGCGATTATCTCCATTTTGTCTTTGATTGCTATCGTTCTGATTGGGATTAGTACTTTTCAGACCAATCAAGCCTCTAATAACCAGTTCCAAACCTCTCTTCATTTTATTGAAGTTATTTCAAAAGATTTGGGAGTAGATAAGTCAGAGGTTTATGTCAACACTTCAGCTGCGACGGATGGAGCGATTTTAAAAGTTGGAAAAGATTTTTATCGAGCTATGAGTGGAAGTGAGCCAGATAAGTATTTACTGGAAAAAATTAAATTACATAAGACAACAGATATCAAATTAGTGGAGGTTAAAAAATGA
- a CDS encoding SdpI family protein, which produces MKIDKKLLILTSASILVPMLIGCFFWQQLPQTVATHFDFSNQVNGFSSRGFTVFGIPSFLLLIHWFGLFVTSKDPKSKNISLKMWHLVYWIIPLTSCLVMTAIYAQALGYAVNHALMNGMFLGVLFIAIGNYMPKARRNYTVGIRLPWTLDNDDNWIKTHRLAGKIWVIGGIIIFFNGFVQIAVTFVLVFTLIIMIVVPMIYSYWLSKRIH; this is translated from the coding sequence ATGAAGATTGATAAAAAACTATTGATACTAACGAGTGCTAGTATTTTGGTGCCTATGTTGATAGGCTGCTTTTTCTGGCAACAGTTGCCCCAAACAGTCGCAACGCATTTTGATTTTTCGAATCAAGTAAATGGATTCAGTAGTCGAGGGTTTACAGTTTTTGGTATTCCTAGTTTTCTGCTGCTTATACATTGGTTTGGTTTATTTGTGACTAGCAAGGATCCTAAATCTAAGAATATTAGCTTGAAAATGTGGCATCTGGTTTATTGGATTATTCCTTTGACATCTTGTTTAGTCATGACAGCTATTTACGCGCAAGCCTTGGGTTATGCAGTTAATCATGCTCTGATGAATGGTATGTTTTTAGGAGTTCTATTTATTGCTATTGGGAATTACATGCCAAAAGCTCGTCGCAATTATACGGTTGGTATACGTCTCCCATGGACTTTGGATAATGATGATAATTGGATAAAGACACATCGTCTGGCTGGTAAAATTTGGGTAATTGGTGGTATTATCATTTTCTTTAATGGCTTCGTTCAGATTGCAGTTACGTTCGTGCTTGTTTTTACTCTAATCATTATGATTGTAGTGCCAATGATTTATTCTTACTGGTTATCTAAAAGGATACATTGA
- a CDS encoding autorepressor SdpR family transcription factor, translated as MSFANTFKALSHPVRRAILDLLKMGSLSAGEIAEHFELTGATISHHLNILKKADLILETRQKNYIYYELNTSVLEDIVVWLAELKGDKANED; from the coding sequence ATGAGTTTCGCTAATACCTTTAAGGCCTTATCTCATCCTGTGAGAAGAGCGATTTTAGATTTGTTAAAAATGGGCAGTCTGTCTGCTGGGGAAATAGCGGAACATTTTGAGCTGACGGGAGCTACCATTTCGCACCATCTTAATATTTTAAAAAAAGCAGATTTGATTTTGGAGACGCGCCAGAAAAATTATATCTATTATGAACTCAATACTTCAGTCTTGGAAGACATTGTAGTTTGGTTAGCTGAATTGAAAGGAGATAAGGCTAATGAAGATTGA